In the genome of Methanophagales archaeon, the window TATCTGAAACGGACTCATCTGTGGCTTCGATACGATTCATTACCTTCTCTCCCGAAGAATTTTTATAATTTTAAAATCACCTATCCTGAAAGTCCCCGGTATAGCTCAAATTATTCACGCTCCGGTATTTTATCACCCTGGAACTTAAGATTTTTCTGTGGGTGAAGAAATCTTTTTAGATTTATTATCGTTTTCATCGCACTCATCCTGATATTCCGGTTTTCAGCACCCCTTGTTGTCAAGAAGCGCCTCCTTATTCCCCTTTTTGTACTCCCGGTCTTAAAGCATGCTTAGCGGTATTGTTTGCAGGATCGGCACCATGAATGAGCATAAAAAGAATAAGTACACGCCTGTACTTCAATGCCCGCTTCACCTGCTTTTTTACTGCGTGAATCTGGTGAGCGGCGCCATCCATGCATTGCAGTTAGGCGTGTGGAGCTACCAGCTACCCTCGTGGACGCTTGCCCTATCACTTTCATACTTTTGCCTTTTTTCTTTTTACTTCACCCGCCTTAACACGGCATAGCACGCGAGCATGATCAAGCCAGAAGTGAACAATATTAGCGTGCTCATTTCCGGTATCGGGGGTATGGGCGCAGAGCCAGTGTTTTGTGGATTCGGTGCAGTTTGAACGAAGAAATCAGCACTGTTGTTATTGGTGTCCCAGGCGGGACCGGCACCTTCGTTTATGCTGTCATTGACTTTCCTTTGCAGACTTTTATTCTCACCAGGAGTTTCAGCATTTAAAGTCTCATTAGTTGTTGCTGTTCCCCAACCGACAATATCAACAACCTCACCAGCGGAATTATTTAGTATCACTTCATCTCCGCCATCTTTCAGAGAGAAGTTGCTACTGGTTGCCTGATAATCTGCATCGGGCCAACTGGCATTGTCTTTATGAGCGTTGTAACCCGCCA includes:
- a CDS encoding lamin tail domain-containing protein — encoded protein: VQNITISGIANHVVISEVYVHAINQTGKNLSEFVELYNPTDRAKDLTGWTLSDNEGTITLNGIIQAHKFYLVGMAGYNAHKDNASWPDADYQATSSNFSLKDGGDEVILNNSAGEVVDIVGWGTATTNETLNAETPGENKSLQRKVNDSINEGAGPAWDTNNNSADFFVQTAPNPQNTGSAPIPPIPEMSTLILFTSGLIMLACYAVLRRVK